In Hyalangium minutum, a genomic segment contains:
- the pbpC gene encoding penicillin-binding protein 1C, whose amino-acid sequence MSTKRTAMAFLRRLTPRLRSKRTWAVLTMLLAGAAGLYVRALDDTLHSVEPSRLILDRRGRYLGEVPAGDGELGYWPLPYVMPERVVAATLVTEDQYFYEHPGVYLPSVGRAVLQNVRNGRVISGASTLAMQVARIQSPGDRTLPRKAAEALEALLLIRGHGHEQVLRQYLTFAPYGNRAHGVARASRLYFDKPVEDLSWAQAAFLAGLPQMPGRMNPFTPDGLKRARKRSHRILRELRNKGFLTVEELHQALQADLGLMSRPRRQPEAMHAVLEWSAQAKRRQAPISVATLDLEIQEQVASILRDNLRRIEDSGAGNTSALVVDTATGDILAWVGSRDFFSEEHKGAIDFVVTKRSPGSALKPFIYALGLEKGAFTAASELPDTQMEVRSDSIGAYLPENINHTFMGPMLLREALANSRNIPALRVLSEVGVEPALRFFESAGVKDIGWEPDRYGLGLAVGNLPVTLEELARLYGALAREGESLPLRRFVDEPSAAPKRLLHRETAQLVRHLLSDPQARRPMFPVGGPLDFPYAVAVKTGTSQGYRDAWTVAFSDRLLVAVWVGNHDWRRMRGVGGANGAAVAAHRIMDRVMASHRPWQPILDVFPPPDGAVAVDVCPLSGRLASTDCPHRKSEWFFPGSAPTERCPFHSQVKLDRRNGLRAGATCPASEIISRVMLDLPDTYTRWARSQHLDLAPRQESPLCPSREESVMPKVAIREPRGTVRLLFDPDTPASSSTLRLEAEVTPSTEQIVWLVDGVPVATVAYPHEYRWSVTPGRHVITAAMSRHAEVSQPLTVFVED is encoded by the coding sequence ATGAGCACTAAGCGCACAGCGATGGCGTTCCTTCGGCGCCTCACACCTCGGCTGCGATCGAAGCGGACGTGGGCGGTGCTCACGATGCTGCTGGCCGGTGCCGCGGGGCTGTACGTCCGCGCGCTGGACGACACGCTCCACTCCGTGGAGCCCTCTCGGCTCATCCTCGATCGTCGGGGCCGGTACCTCGGCGAGGTGCCCGCGGGAGATGGAGAGCTGGGGTATTGGCCGCTGCCTTACGTCATGCCCGAGCGGGTGGTCGCGGCGACGCTCGTCACCGAGGACCAGTACTTCTACGAGCACCCCGGCGTGTACCTGCCCTCCGTGGGGCGCGCGGTCCTGCAGAATGTGAGGAATGGCCGGGTCATCTCGGGCGCGTCCACGCTCGCGATGCAGGTGGCGCGCATTCAGTCTCCGGGAGACCGCACCTTGCCGCGGAAGGCCGCGGAGGCCTTGGAGGCGCTGTTGCTCATCCGAGGGCACGGACACGAGCAGGTGCTGCGCCAGTACCTGACGTTCGCGCCGTACGGGAACCGGGCGCACGGGGTGGCCCGCGCCTCGCGGCTGTACTTCGACAAGCCAGTGGAGGATCTCTCGTGGGCCCAGGCGGCCTTCCTTGCCGGGCTGCCGCAGATGCCGGGGCGCATGAACCCCTTCACTCCGGACGGGCTGAAGCGCGCGCGGAAGCGCAGCCACCGGATCCTGCGGGAGCTTCGGAACAAGGGTTTCCTGACGGTTGAGGAACTTCATCAGGCGCTCCAGGCGGACCTGGGATTGATGTCTCGTCCACGCCGCCAGCCTGAGGCCATGCACGCCGTGCTGGAGTGGAGCGCGCAGGCGAAGCGCCGACAGGCTCCCATCTCTGTGGCGACGCTCGATCTGGAGATCCAGGAGCAGGTGGCCTCGATCCTCCGTGACAACCTGCGGCGGATCGAGGACTCGGGGGCGGGGAACACCTCCGCGCTGGTGGTGGACACGGCCACGGGCGACATCCTCGCGTGGGTGGGCTCGCGGGACTTCTTCTCCGAGGAGCACAAGGGCGCCATCGACTTCGTGGTGACGAAGCGCTCACCGGGCTCGGCGCTCAAGCCGTTCATCTATGCGCTCGGACTGGAGAAGGGAGCATTCACGGCCGCCTCCGAGCTCCCGGACACGCAGATGGAGGTGCGCAGTGACTCTATCGGGGCGTATTTGCCGGAGAACATCAACCACACCTTCATGGGCCCCATGCTCCTGCGGGAGGCGCTGGCGAACTCGCGCAACATCCCCGCGCTCCGGGTGCTCTCGGAGGTGGGCGTGGAGCCCGCGCTGCGTTTCTTCGAGAGCGCGGGGGTGAAGGACATCGGTTGGGAGCCGGATCGGTACGGCCTGGGACTTGCGGTGGGGAACCTGCCCGTGACGTTGGAGGAACTCGCACGGCTGTACGGCGCCCTGGCGCGAGAGGGCGAGAGCCTGCCGCTGCGCCGCTTCGTGGATGAGCCCTCGGCCGCTCCGAAGCGGTTGCTCCACCGGGAGACGGCGCAGCTGGTCCGGCATCTGCTCTCGGATCCACAGGCACGCCGGCCCATGTTCCCGGTGGGAGGACCCTTGGACTTTCCCTATGCCGTGGCGGTGAAGACCGGCACGAGCCAGGGTTACCGTGATGCCTGGACGGTGGCGTTCAGCGATCGGTTGCTCGTGGCGGTGTGGGTGGGGAACCACGACTGGCGGCGCATGCGGGGCGTGGGCGGAGCGAATGGTGCGGCGGTGGCGGCGCACCGGATCATGGACAGGGTGATGGCGAGTCACCGGCCCTGGCAGCCGATCCTCGATGTGTTTCCGCCACCCGATGGAGCGGTGGCGGTGGATGTCTGCCCGTTGTCGGGCCGGCTCGCGAGCACGGACTGTCCTCACCGCAAGAGCGAGTGGTTCTTCCCCGGCAGTGCGCCCACGGAGCGCTGTCCGTTCCACTCACAGGTGAAGCTGGATCGGCGCAACGGGCTGCGGGCGGGGGCCACGTGTCCTGCGTCCGAAATCATCAGCCGTGTGATGTTGGACCTGCCGGACACGTACACGCGGTGGGCGAGGAGCCAGCACCTGGACCTCGCGCCCAGGCAGGAGAGTCCGTTGTGCCCGAGCCGTGAGGAGTCCGTGATGCCCAAGGTGGCAATCCGGGAGCCGCGCGGCACGGTGCGGCTGCTCTTCGATCCAGACACTCCGGCCTCCTCCTCGACGCTGCGCTTGGAGGCGGAGGTGACGCCGAGCACGGAGCAGATCGTGTGGCTCGTGGATGGAGTGCCGGTGGCCACCGTGGCCTATCCCCACGAGTACCGGTGGAGTGTGACGCCGGGCCGGCACGTCATCACCGCAGCCATGTCCCGGCACGCGGAGGTGAGCCAGCCGCTCACCGTGTTCGTCGAGGACTGA
- a CDS encoding DUF2846 domain-containing protein, which translates to MMGNIVSMSGVRGAAKGALLLAVLFHAVGCARVPLARRGEDEKAKLAKAQPHTSLLYLYRDESFGGAILMTIELNGTRVGETAPDTYFLFELHPGEHVITAYNKFNDRSTLVVNTHPGATHYIWQETKWGALLARPFLQEVEADKGAEAIKECQLVRAFYMPEDQKPRVPSGIIQARARSTAEPR; encoded by the coding sequence ATGATGGGGAACATTGTGAGCATGTCGGGAGTGCGTGGGGCGGCAAAGGGCGCCCTGCTGCTGGCGGTGCTGTTCCACGCGGTAGGCTGCGCGCGCGTGCCGCTGGCGCGGAGGGGCGAGGACGAGAAAGCCAAGCTCGCCAAGGCCCAGCCGCACACCTCGCTCCTGTACCTCTATCGAGACGAGAGCTTCGGCGGCGCCATCCTCATGACCATCGAGCTGAATGGCACGCGCGTGGGCGAGACGGCTCCCGACACCTACTTCCTCTTCGAACTGCATCCAGGCGAACACGTCATCACCGCCTACAACAAGTTCAATGATCGCTCCACGCTCGTGGTGAACACCCATCCAGGTGCGACCCATTACATCTGGCAGGAGACGAAGTGGGGCGCGCTCCTGGCCCGGCCCTTCCTGCAAGAGGTAGAGGCCGACAAGGGCGCCGAGGCAATCAAGGAGTGCCAGCTCGTGCGAGCCTTCTATATGCCCGAGGATCAGAAGCCCCGCGTTCCCTCGGGCATCATCCAGGCACGAGCCAGGAGCACTGCGGAGCCACGGTAG
- the gloA gene encoding lactoylglutathione lyase has protein sequence MRILHTMLRVGDLDRSLDFYTRVLGMKLLRRKDYPDGKFTLAFVGYGPEETHPALELTHNWGTSKYDLGNAYGHVALGVTDIHATCEAIRQAGGKIVREPGPMKHGTTVIAFIEDPDGYRVELIEQRP, from the coding sequence ATGCGAATCCTGCACACCATGTTGCGCGTGGGAGACCTCGATCGCTCTCTCGACTTCTACACCCGGGTGCTCGGCATGAAGCTGCTGCGGCGCAAGGACTACCCCGACGGGAAGTTCACCCTGGCCTTCGTGGGGTACGGCCCTGAGGAGACCCACCCCGCCCTGGAGCTCACCCACAATTGGGGTACCTCGAAGTACGATCTCGGCAACGCCTACGGCCACGTCGCCCTCGGCGTGACGGACATCCACGCCACCTGTGAGGCCATCCGCCAGGCCGGTGGCAAGATCGTTCGCGAGCCAGGGCCCATGAAGCATGGCACCACGGTCATCGCCTTCATCGAGGACCCGGATGGCTACCGGGTGGAGCTCATCGAACAGCGCCCCTGA
- a CDS encoding DUF1993 domain-containing protein yields MATSLYDLSVPTFLQTVRAVAGFLDRAAKHCAETGVDPDDFVNARLFDDMAPFHFQVEATWHHSVWGVEALKTGVFAPPALVGPVPFADLQAMIGKAEVALEAFTPDEVDPCAGKDLDLQIGPRRLAFTSETFILSFSLPNFHFHAVTAYDILRSRGVPLGKRDYEGRLRTRSA; encoded by the coding sequence ATGGCGACATCACTCTACGACCTCAGCGTGCCCACCTTCCTGCAGACCGTGAGGGCCGTCGCAGGCTTTCTCGACCGTGCGGCCAAGCACTGCGCTGAGACGGGTGTTGATCCCGACGACTTCGTGAACGCGCGCCTTTTCGACGACATGGCGCCCTTCCACTTTCAAGTCGAAGCCACATGGCACCATTCCGTGTGGGGGGTGGAAGCCCTTAAGACCGGTGTGTTCGCCCCGCCGGCCTTAGTCGGACCGGTCCCTTTCGCCGACCTGCAGGCGATGATCGGCAAAGCGGAAGTGGCGCTGGAGGCGTTCACGCCCGACGAGGTCGATCCATGCGCGGGCAAGGACCTGGACCTTCAGATCGGGCCGCGGAGGCTCGCCTTCACGTCGGAGACGTTCATTCTCTCGTTTTCCCTGCCGAACTTCCATTTCCACGCCGTCACTGCCTACGACATCCTCCGCTCGCGCGGTGTACCGCTCGGCAAGCGTGATTACGAAGGCCGGCTGCGCACGAGATCAGCCTAA